One Synergistota bacterium DNA window includes the following coding sequences:
- the dctP gene encoding TRAP transporter substrate-binding protein DctP — translation MKRRALLAIIAGMIALGLIAGGLALAKTRTLVAQSCFPLKLPLSQNGIVLWAQKVEKMSGGRLKIELHSSGEIVPPQKVLEAVREGVLDLGYNTPAWQKGEYPAGDLFYTLPGGVFQFHDLLVWMYSGEGIKLEQEMYKGSVIAFPLGLTPPEEIWSKKPIRSLKDIKGLKIRCAGLSMELWKKLGASVVLLPGGEVIPSLRRGLIDAAEFCDPYMDLALGLPEVAKYLFNPPIHMGSNMFQLVINSKVWNSLSPDLREIMKNAAVAATIEGYAKEWIKTMEAFAKFKEMGVKMTKLSPADQKKAREIAFQILEEKAKKDPYFKKVWESQKNFLKKFRPYYEFSKFDI, via the coding sequence ATGAAAAGAAGGGCTCTTTTAGCGATCATCGCGGGAATGATAGCCCTCGGATTGATCGCGGGTGGACTGGCACTTGCCAAAACCCGAACTCTCGTGGCACAGAGCTGTTTCCCGCTCAAGCTCCCCTTAAGCCAGAACGGTATCGTGCTCTGGGCTCAAAAGGTGGAAAAGATGAGCGGAGGTCGCCTCAAAATCGAGCTCCACAGCTCTGGAGAGATAGTTCCTCCCCAAAAGGTTCTTGAAGCCGTCAGAGAAGGAGTACTCGACCTCGGTTATAACACGCCTGCATGGCAGAAAGGCGAGTACCCAGCTGGAGACCTCTTCTACACCCTTCCTGGCGGTGTCTTCCAGTTCCACGATTTACTCGTATGGATGTATAGCGGTGAGGGCATAAAACTGGAGCAGGAAATGTACAAGGGAAGCGTGATTGCTTTTCCATTAGGGCTTACTCCCCCCGAGGAGATATGGTCCAAGAAACCCATAAGGAGTCTGAAGGATATCAAAGGGCTCAAGATAAGATGTGCTGGCTTAAGCATGGAGCTTTGGAAAAAGCTGGGTGCCTCTGTAGTCCTCCTGCCTGGAGGAGAAGTCATACCTTCTCTGAGGAGAGGTCTCATAGATGCAGCCGAATTCTGCGATCCCTACATGGATTTAGCCCTCGGTTTACCTGAAGTTGCCAAATACCTCTTTAATCCTCCAATCCACATGGGATCCAATATGTTCCAGCTCGTTATCAATTCCAAAGTTTGGAATTCGCTCTCGCCTGACCTTAGGGAGATCATGAAGAATGCTGCCGTAGCAGCCACGATCGAAGGGTATGCAAAAGAGTGGATAAAGACCATGGAAGCTTTTGCCAAGTTCAAGGAGATGGGCGTCAAGATGACCAAACTTTCTCCTGCCGATCAAAAGAAGGCGAGAGAAATAGCCTTCCAAATTCTTGAGGAAAAGGCAAAGAAAGATCCATACTTCAAGAAGGTTTGGGAATCCCAGAAGAACTTCCTCAAGAAATTCAGGCCTTACTATGAATTTAGCAAGTTTGACATCTAA